A single window of Lutzomyia longipalpis isolate SR_M1_2022 chromosome 1, ASM2433408v1 DNA harbors:
- the LOC129797698 gene encoding protein obstructor-E isoform X2 yields MRQCLIVVVAIVGIAAAQESFKCPDDFGFYPHHTSCDKYWKCDNNVAELKTCGNGLAFDASDSKYLTENCDYIHNVDCGDRTQLEAPIGTHHCPRLYGIFADENKCDVFWNCWNGEASRYQCSPGLAYDREARVCMWADQVPECKNEEVANGFACPAPGEITNSGTFSRHAHPDDCRKYYICLEGVAREYGCPIGTVFKIGDADGTGNCEDPEEVPGCEDYYGDVDLKSLKKLGY; encoded by the exons CCGCCGCCCAGGAAAGCTTCAAATGCCCAGATGACTTTGGCTTCTACCCACACCACACATCATGCGACAAATATTGGAAATGCGACAACAATGTGGCCGAGCTGAAAACATGCGGAAATGGGTTAGCCTTCGATGCATCTGATTCAAAGTACCTGACAGAAAATTGCGATTACATTCACAATGTCGACTGCGGCGACCGCACCCAACTCG AAGCACCAATTGGTACACACCACTGCCCACGGTTGTACGGCATTTTCGCCGATGAGAACAAATGCGATGTCTTCTGGAACTGCTGGAATGGCGAAGCTTCACGGTACCAATGCTCACCTGGTCTTGCCTACGATCGCGAAGCCCGTGTCTGTATGTGGGCTGACCAAGTGCCAGAGTGCAAGAATGAGG AAGTTGCCAATGGATTTGCTTGCCCTGCCCCGGGTGAAATCACAaattccggtacattctcgAGACATGCTCACCCTGATGACTGCCGCAAGTACTACATCTGCCTCGAGGGTGTTGCCCGCGAATACGGATGTCCCATTGGTACAGTATTCAAGATTGGTGATGCCGATGGTACTGGCAATTGTGAAGATCCAGAGGAAGTTCCCGGATG TGAGGATTACTATGGGGATGTGGATTTGAAATCCCTGAAAAAGTTGGGCTACTAA
- the LOC129797698 gene encoding protein obstructor-E isoform X1, whose translation MRQCLIVVVAIVGIAAAQESFKCPDDFGFYPHHTSCDKYWKCDNNVAELKTCGNGLAFDASDSKYLTENCDYIHNVDCGDRTQLEAPIGTHHCPRLYGIFADENKCDVFWNCWNGEASRYQCSPGLAYDREARVCMWADQVPECKNEEVANGFACPAPGEITNSGTFSRHAHPDDCRKYYICLEGVAREYGCPIGTVFKIGDADGTGNCEDPEEVPGCEDYYGDLDLKSIRKSELLAGLNQDGPRPATKNNSKPRPQGVKEA comes from the exons CCGCCGCCCAGGAAAGCTTCAAATGCCCAGATGACTTTGGCTTCTACCCACACCACACATCATGCGACAAATATTGGAAATGCGACAACAATGTGGCCGAGCTGAAAACATGCGGAAATGGGTTAGCCTTCGATGCATCTGATTCAAAGTACCTGACAGAAAATTGCGATTACATTCACAATGTCGACTGCGGCGACCGCACCCAACTCG AAGCACCAATTGGTACACACCACTGCCCACGGTTGTACGGCATTTTCGCCGATGAGAACAAATGCGATGTCTTCTGGAACTGCTGGAATGGCGAAGCTTCACGGTACCAATGCTCACCTGGTCTTGCCTACGATCGCGAAGCCCGTGTCTGTATGTGGGCTGACCAAGTGCCAGAGTGCAAGAATGAGG AAGTTGCCAATGGATTTGCTTGCCCTGCCCCGGGTGAAATCACAaattccggtacattctcgAGACATGCTCACCCTGATGACTGCCGCAAGTACTACATCTGCCTCGAGGGTGTTGCCCGCGAATACGGATGTCCCATTGGTACAGTATTCAAGATTGGTGATGCCGATGGTACTGGCAATTGTGAAGATCCAGAGGAAGTTCCCGGATG TGAAGATTATTACGGCGATCTGGACTTGAAGAGCATCCGCAAGAGTGAATTGCTGGCCGGGCTTAATCAAGATGGACCTCGTCCAGCTACTAAGAATAACAGCAAACCACGCCCGCAAGGAGTCAAGGAGGCCTAA